The Gemmatimonas aurantiaca sequence CATCGGCGGTATTGCGCAGAAGCATCTGCGTACGCCCGTGCACGTGAAGGTGGAGCGGGAAGTGGTGCCCGAAGGTGAAGCCGCGCGGGTGCGTCAGGTGGCGTATGTGGTGAACCGCGCGCACAAGATGCCTGCGTTGGCGCGTGTGCTCGACATCGAGCAGCCCACCAGCGCCATCGTGTTCTGTCGTACGCGCACCGAAGTGGACGAGTTGAGTGAAACGCTCACCGCGCGCGGACTGCGGGCGGAAGCGTTGCACGGCGGACTGAGTCAGGACCAGCGTGACCGCGTGATGCAGAAGTTCCGTGCGCGGAAAGTGGACCTGCTCATCGCCACCGACGTGGCCGCGCGTGGGCTGGACGTGAAGCATGTGAGCCATGTGGTGAACTTCGACGTGCCCGTGGACGCGGAAACGTATGTGCACCGCATCGGGCGCACCGGGCGTGCAGGGCGTGAAGGCGTGGCCATCACCTTCGCCGAGCCGCGTGAGCATCGGTTGCTGCGCAACATCGAGCGGCAGACCAATCAGAAGATCGAGATCGCGCAGGTGCCCACCGTGGCCGATCTGCGGGCGCATCGCCGGGAGCTCGTGCGCGCCACATTGCGGGAAGCCGTGCTGGAAGGCGACCTCGAATCGTGGCGTGGCCTGGTGGAGTCGCTGGCCGGCGAGCTCGATGTGATGGATGTCGCCGCCGCGGCCGTGAAGCTCGTGGCCGCGCGCAGTGACGGCGATGAGCCGGAGATCCCGGCCGTGACCCAGCGGAGTGATCGTGGGGAGCGGGGGGATCGAGCTGATCGCGGCGGCGAGCGTGGCGGAGACCGCGGCGGCGCCGATCGTGGTGCGCGTCGTCCGGCAGGGCGTGCCGAAGGCGGCAAGGAAGCGCGTGGCGGCCGGGCGCGAAAGGAACCCTCGTGGAGCGCCGCGCGGTTGTGGATCGGCGCAGGCCGTCGGCTCAAGATGCGACCGGCTGACCTAGTGGGCGCGATCGCGAATGAGGCCGGGCTCGATGCCTCACAGATCGGTGCGATTCAGA is a genomic window containing:
- a CDS encoding DEAD/DEAH box helicase; amino-acid sequence: MAADAGENLAEGVGNSVGSSGFAALGVHPAIAGALVALGYEEPTPVQRAAIPPLLEGHDVLALAATGTGKTAAFSLPLLTRIATERGGRRASGQGPEVLILVPTRELAMQVAEAVHRYGKPLGLMALAVYGGASMELQVRALRRGVDVVIATPGRAVDHIKRGTLALGGLRSVVLDEADEMLDMGFAEELETILDATPATKQTALFSATLPPRIGGIAQKHLRTPVHVKVEREVVPEGEAARVRQVAYVVNRAHKMPALARVLDIEQPTSAIVFCRTRTEVDELSETLTARGLRAEALHGGLSQDQRDRVMQKFRARKVDLLIATDVAARGLDVKHVSHVVNFDVPVDAETYVHRIGRTGRAGREGVAITFAEPREHRLLRNIERQTNQKIEIAQVPTVADLRAHRRELVRATLREAVLEGDLESWRGLVESLAGELDVMDVAAAAVKLVAARSDGDEPEIPAVTQRSDRGERGDRADRGGERGGDRGGADRGARRPAGRAEGGKEARGGRARKEPSWSAARLWIGAGRRLKMRPADLVGAIANEAGLDASQIGAIQIADGYSTVEVPDTVADEVIAALRGTKIKGLRVQVRRDRMGR